A single window of Vigna unguiculata cultivar IT97K-499-35 chromosome 1, ASM411807v1, whole genome shotgun sequence DNA harbors:
- the LOC114185953 gene encoding uncharacterized acetyltransferase At3g50280-like, with translation MLSTTMPSSSSSSSSSSHDAITVLSKCTVVPHQNSTLGDLKLSISDLNMLLSHYIQKGCLFTTPSLPSHALIPHIINALSRTLSLFPPFAGRLKTDHHGYVYIACNDAGVDFIHATADHISVTDLLSPSDVHPTVMHLFPFHHKISYTAHSSPIMAFQVTELADGVFIGCAVCHAVTDGASFWNFFNTFAAISRGETSCLSRLPDFRRDSILTSKIVLRLPKEIKVTFNVDAPFRERIFSFSRESIQKLKAAVNNGGKICWLENVEKNVELMGKLSHDTQVKTTEISSFQSLCALMWRSVTKARDLEETKVTTFRMAVNVRNRMEPKLGDHYFGNAIQSIATCAAAGDVVSSELGWCAEQLNKSVKAFDSATVCRNVENWEREPKCFELGNHDGATLQMGSSPRFPMYDNDFGWGRPLAVRSGGANKFDGKMSAFPGRSGGGSVDLEVVLAPHTMDKLHSDPEFMCYVSG, from the exons ATGTTATCTACAacaatgccttcttcttcttcttcttcttcttcctcttctcatGATGCAATTACTGTCCTCTCAAAATGCACTGTTGTGCCTCACCAAAATTCCACTCTAGGAGATCTCAAACTCTCTATCTCAGACCTTAACATGCTCCTCTCTCACTACATTCAAAAGGGCTGTCTCTTCACCACCCCATCTCTCCCCTCTCACGCTCTCATCCCTCACATCATCAACGCGCTTTCTCGCACGCTCTCCCTCTTCCCTCCCTTCGCTGGCCGTCTCAAAACTGACCATCATGGCTACGTCTACATCGCATGCAACGATGCTGGCGTCGATTTCATCCACGCCACCGCCGATCATATCTCCGTTACCGATCTTCTCTCACCTTCCGATGTTCATCCAACCGTCATGCACCTCTTCCCATTCCACCACAAAATTAGTTACACGGCGCATTCCTCCCCTATCATGGCCTTTCAGGTCACGGAGCTCGCTGACGGTGTTTTCATAGGTTGTGCTGTCTGTCACGCCGTCACCGACGGCGCCTCCTTCTGGAACTTCTTCAACACTTTCGCAGCAATTTCTCGAGGAGAAACCTCTTGCCTCTCTAGGCTCCCGGATTTTCGTCGGGATTCCATCCTCACCTCCAAGATTGTGCTTCGGCTGCCAAAAG AAATCAAGGTGACCTTCAACGTTGACGCACCCTTTCGCGAGAGAATTTTCAGCTTCAGCCGTGAGTCAATTCAGAAGCTGAAAGCCGCAGTGAATAATGGTGGGAAAATTTGTTGGTTGGAGAATGTTGAGAAGAACGTTGAGTTGATGGGGAAGCTGAGCCACGATACACAAGTGAAAACGACGGAGATTTCATCGTTTCAATCGTTGTGTGCGCTGATGTGGCGGTCCGTTACAAAGGCGAGGGATCTGGAAGAGACTAAAGTGACGACGTTTCGAATGGCAGTCAATGTTCGGAATCGCATGGAGCCCAAGTTGGGAGACCATTACTTTGGGAACGCGATTCAGAGCATTGCCACGTGTGCAGCGGCGGGTGACGTGGTGTCTAGCGAGCTTGGATGGTGCGCGGAGCAACTGAACAAAAGCGTGAAGGCATTCGACAGCGCTACAGTGTGCCGCAACGTGGAGAATTGGGAGCGTGAGCCGAAGTGCTTCGAGTTGGGGAACCACGACGGCGCCACTTTGCAGATGGGAAGCTCGCCCAGGTTTCCGATGTACGACAATGATTTCGGATGGGGGCGGCCACTCGCTGTGAGGAGCGGTGGAGCCAACAAGTTTGATGGAAAAATGTCGGCGTTTCCCGGTAGGAGTGGCGGTGGTAGCGTTGATTTGGAGGTGGTTTTGGCTCCTCACACCATGGACAAACTTCACTCTGATCCCGAGTTCATGTGTTATGTCTCCGGTTAG